A single genomic interval of Ammospiza caudacuta isolate bAmmCau1 chromosome 19, bAmmCau1.pri, whole genome shotgun sequence harbors:
- the SMIM36 gene encoding small integral membrane protein 36: MDFYLEIDPVTLNLIILVSSYVILLLVFLISCVLYDCRGKDPSKEYAPEVPADSQPPIRLVVMQQGSPGTRWAKGLVSAYENPADLPGKRTTVV; encoded by the coding sequence atggatttttatttggAGATTGACCCCGTTACCTTGAATCTCATCATTCTGGTATCTAGCTATGTCATTCTACTTCTGGTTTTCCTGATCTCCTGCGTGCTCTATGACTGCAGAGGGAAGGATCCCAGCAAGGAATATGCTCCCGAGGTCCCTGCAGACAGCCAGCCCCCGATCCGGCTGGTGGTGATGCAGCAGGGCTCCCCTGGCACTCGCTGGGCAAAGGGGCTCGTCTCTGCCTACGAGAACCCTGCTGATCTGCCTGGGAAAAGGACTACAGTGGTGTGA